A part of Solicola gregarius genomic DNA contains:
- a CDS encoding GntR family transcriptional regulator, whose protein sequence is MTIDYTDPRSPSQQIADDLREQINAGRFAAGDPLPSERTLVDRYGTAPQTTRQAIAVLKSEGLVVGRPGRGIFVRERLPIVRVGSDHRAQWRKRTGQSPMQAEAEANGLSWYQEVLALETVPAPDWVADRFEIEHGKEVFVRRRRTWIEDVPTQLADSYYLLADVEGTRIMSEDTGPGGSYAQLEERGLTLARFREEIGIRMPTPNETRQLRLGPGIPVAEMWRVAFTDERPIEVFRSVLAGNSHVFVYEFDAPM, encoded by the coding sequence ATGACGATCGACTACACCGATCCGCGTTCCCCCTCGCAGCAGATCGCCGACGATCTTCGCGAGCAGATCAACGCCGGCCGGTTCGCCGCCGGCGACCCGCTTCCCTCGGAGCGAACCCTCGTCGACCGGTACGGCACAGCGCCGCAGACGACCCGGCAGGCGATCGCGGTCCTCAAGTCCGAAGGCCTGGTCGTCGGGCGTCCCGGCCGCGGCATCTTCGTCCGCGAGCGGCTGCCGATCGTACGGGTCGGCTCCGATCACCGGGCACAGTGGCGCAAGCGCACGGGCCAGTCACCGATGCAGGCCGAGGCGGAAGCGAACGGCCTGTCCTGGTACCAGGAGGTGCTTGCGCTGGAGACCGTACCCGCCCCCGACTGGGTGGCCGACCGGTTCGAGATCGAGCACGGCAAGGAGGTCTTCGTACGCCGCCGCCGCACATGGATCGAGGACGTACCGACGCAGCTGGCCGACAGCTACTACCTCCTGGCCGACGTCGAGGGCACCCGGATCATGTCCGAGGACACCGGCCCGGGCGGAAGCTACGCACAGCTCGAGGAGCGGGGCCTCACCCTGGCACGCTTCCGCGAGGAGATCGGCATTCGGATGCCGACCCCGAACGAGACGCGGCAACTCCGGCTCGGTCCCGGCATCCCGGTCGCCGAGATGTGGCGCGTCGCGTTCACCGACGAGCGTCCGATCGAGGTGTTCAGATCGGTGCTGGCCGGCAACAGCCACGTGTTCGTCTACGAGTTCGACGCACCGATGTAG
- a CDS encoding TetR/AcrR family transcriptional regulator, whose protein sequence is MTRTRGRPPSGGREQILRATLDLLREQGVAKLTTRAVAEMAGVSEGSIFYHFGDRAGLLTSAFQHTLGPMRLESDSLDTDVRSALIRISVGVQQFLESGLVVLVAAQADADLRERLAAFMRENDYGPHRGVVAVAAYLGERQAAGDIRADVEPRVVATMLINDAFQRAAVPTLVGHARGRIPRATFVDTLMTMLAPPSGATDPEA, encoded by the coding sequence ATGACCCGTACCCGTGGACGCCCGCCCTCCGGTGGGCGAGAGCAGATCCTGCGCGCCACGCTCGACCTGCTCCGCGAGCAAGGCGTGGCGAAGTTGACGACCAGGGCGGTCGCCGAGATGGCAGGCGTGTCCGAAGGGAGCATCTTCTATCACTTCGGTGATCGGGCCGGCCTGCTCACCTCCGCCTTCCAGCACACGCTGGGACCCATGCGCCTCGAGAGCGACTCTCTGGACACCGACGTACGCTCCGCTCTGATCCGGATCTCCGTCGGCGTGCAGCAGTTCCTCGAGTCCGGATTGGTCGTGCTCGTGGCGGCCCAGGCGGACGCGGATCTGCGCGAACGGCTCGCCGCGTTCATGCGGGAGAACGACTATGGCCCGCATCGTGGCGTTGTCGCGGTAGCGGCGTACCTCGGGGAGCGTCAGGCGGCCGGCGACATCCGTGCGGACGTCGAACCGAGAGTGGTTGCCACGATGCTGATCAACGACGCGTTCCAGCGCGCCGCGGTGCCGACCCTGGTGGGCCACGCCCGGGGAAGGATTCCGCGGGCGACGTTCGTCGACACGCTGATGACGATGCTCGCGCCGCCGTCCGGGGCGACCGACCCGGAGGCGTGA